From Planococcus halocryophilus, the proteins below share one genomic window:
- a CDS encoding sensor histidine kinase codes for MNTIQKKIWMLALVVLAMMIAIWLTLTFYNQKIQTQYNDILQRYLQMNEVTSDSQQMVTDLNNYLLMPSQATQSQLENSREQLLEVQSTVYELRNVENEFALTNYSHLISSFVETVDRSIRFQEQEATEASLKEFTEATRISMYISEMTLTIIDTELKTYERFYRGIIDQSAELKKLGVWLLLLITAVLVLFTYLFSLSITKPIHQLTKAANELAKGRFDQAIHVDTNDEISFLAKTFDHMRGNINAMILEIQQKAQLESELQDSKLLLQQSQLLNLQSQINPHFLFNTLNTLSKKAYLDGAEETSDLLVSVASLLRYNLKRMDRAVTLAEEAFVLRQYMEIQKARFSDRLQFFTELDAACLNLQIPGLTLQPLIENAVIHAIEPEEDGGHIWFRIKEVNAEVWIEIEDNGKGMDQEKRLQLLDGAITPVEGHSTGIGFTNVVKRLQLFYGKEDLVTIESEVGQGTKIILKLPKVRGTANHD; via the coding sequence ATGAATACGATTCAGAAAAAAATCTGGATGCTGGCACTCGTGGTACTGGCGATGATGATCGCCATCTGGCTGACGCTAACTTTCTACAACCAAAAAATACAGACCCAATACAATGACATTCTGCAACGATACTTGCAGATGAATGAAGTCACCAGCGATAGTCAGCAAATGGTGACCGATTTGAATAATTATTTATTGATGCCATCGCAAGCTACGCAGAGTCAACTTGAAAATAGCAGAGAACAGCTTCTTGAAGTCCAGTCGACGGTCTATGAATTGAGGAATGTAGAAAATGAATTTGCATTAACCAATTACAGCCACCTCATTAGCAGTTTTGTAGAAACCGTGGATCGTTCCATCCGTTTTCAAGAACAAGAAGCCACTGAAGCATCTTTAAAGGAATTTACTGAAGCCACCAGAATTTCCATGTATATATCAGAAATGACGTTAACTATTATTGATACAGAGCTAAAAACATACGAACGGTTTTACAGAGGGATTATTGACCAATCTGCAGAATTGAAAAAACTAGGAGTCTGGTTGTTGTTGTTAATTACAGCGGTACTGGTACTGTTCACGTATTTGTTTTCATTGAGCATTACCAAACCGATTCATCAATTGACAAAAGCTGCGAATGAATTGGCCAAAGGGCGTTTTGATCAAGCCATTCATGTGGACACCAATGACGAAATTTCGTTTTTGGCTAAAACTTTCGACCATATGCGAGGCAACATAAATGCGATGATTTTGGAAATTCAGCAAAAAGCACAATTGGAAAGCGAGCTGCAAGACAGCAAATTATTGCTCCAGCAGAGCCAGTTACTCAATTTGCAAAGTCAAATCAATCCCCATTTTCTATTCAATACCTTGAACACATTATCCAAAAAAGCTTATTTGGATGGGGCTGAAGAAACCAGTGACTTGTTAGTCAGTGTGGCTAGCTTGCTGCGCTATAACTTAAAGCGTATGGACCGAGCCGTGACTTTGGCAGAAGAAGCATTTGTCTTGCGTCAATACATGGAAATTCAAAAAGCCCGATTTAGCGACCGGCTGCAGTTTTTTACGGAACTGGATGCTGCTTGTTTGAATTTGCAGATTCCAGGACTGACACTCCAGCCACTGATTGAAAATGCAGTGATTCATGCAATCGAACCAGAAGAAGATGGCGGCCATATTTGGTTTCGCATTAAAGAGGTTAATGCAGAAGTGTGGATAGAAATTGAAGACAATGGCAAAGGCATGGACCAGGAAAAAAGGTTGCAGTTGCTTGACGGAGCCATCACACCGGTTGAAGGCCACTCGACCGGAATCGGGTTTACCAA